The Puniceicoccus vermicola genomic sequence TTTTTTTTGAACTCTTCCACGTCATCATACCCGGCACGTTCGCAGGCTATCTCCAGGAATGACTTCTCCACTTCACTCGCAATAAACTGATCGGCCACGGCCTTCTCCAATTGCTTTACACGCTCGCGCAGGCGCTTGAGTTCTATCTGTTCTTCTGGCGTTTCCACACGAACTACCTTGGGCAACATTGAGTTCTTTCCAAACTCTTTCAGCCAGCTATGGATCGTCCGTGTTCCGGATATCCCGTAGTGACGACGGGCCTGCGTGATCGTCTCAAAACGACCATCCTCTAATTCCCGGACCACTCGCAACTTGAAGCTTTCGCTGTAGCGTATCGCACTTTTTGTTTTCATCGGTTTTCCTTTCTTTTACAAAAACCGACAACCTATTTCAGGTCGGGACATGAAAGTTGAAAGTTCGAAGTTGGAAGTTGGACGTTCGCCATCTTCTCCCCTCCCAATTCAGGATTCTCCTTCTCTCCCCGCCGGGATCCTGACATAGTGGGCGGCATGGAATATCGACGACTCGGAAAAAGTGCGGTGACGGTTTCGGATTTGTGCCTGGGGACGATGATGTTCGGCTCCAGGAATACGGAAGAGGAAGCCTTTGCGATCATGGACCGGGCCCTGGAAGCCGGTATTGACTTTTTTGACACGGCAGAAATTTATCCGGTGCCTCCCAAAGAGGAGTGGATGAACCGGAGTGAAGAGATGGTGGGGAATTGGCTCAAACGGCACGATCGGGATGAGATCATCCTGGCCACGAAAGTAGTCGGTCCGGGGCATGGCTGGTTTCGTCCGCCAGTCCGCAAGGGACACACCGCTCTGGATCGGGTTCATATTCGTCGCGCCATTGAGGGGAGCCTGAAACGCCTCGGAACCGATTATGTGGATCTCTACCAGACTCACTGGCCGGATCATGATGCCCGTTATGAGGATACCCTCGAAGCCCTCGATGAACTGGTCCGCGACGGGCTGGTTCGGGTCATTGGATCCAGCAACGAAAATGCCTGGGGAATGATGAAAGCTGAGGCGGCGGCCGCCCGTACTGGCACGGCTCGATACGACACCGTCCAAAACAATTTCAGCATCCTCAATCGTCGCTTCGAGGATGACATGGCCGAGATCTCCAAGCGGGAATCGATCAGTCTGCTGCCTTACTCGCCCCTCGCAGGTGGAGTTTGCTCGGGCAAGTACTGTGAAGGGCAATTGCCGGAAGGTGCCCGATTCACGGACTACCTTAAGAACGAAGGAGATCGCCAGAAGCGGATGGCCCATCGCTTCGTGAATGAAAAGAGTCTCGCCACCGTCTCCGAGCTGATGGAACTCGCCGAAAAGATCGGAGTAGGGGTCGTCCCTCTCTGTCTCGCCTGGAGCCGCCAACACGACTTCGTCGCCTCCAGCATCTTCGGTGCAGTCACCTTGGATCAACTGGAAGAATGTCTGAAAGCCAAGGACTTGATCCTCGATTCAGAAACCCTCGAGGAGATCGACCGGATTACGAAAAAGTATCCCTATCCGCTCGGGTAGAACCGGAAATCGATCGGGGGAAAGTCGAACGGCCGAGTCGTGTCGATCCACTTTCGATTGGAAAAGGAAAACCGTGGTCGGGTTGGGTTCCTCGTCACGCCGAAGCGGGCGAAGGCGGAAGCGCCCGACTTGCTGCCTCTCAGAAATCCGGCATAGCCGGAGACCGCTTATGCTCGCTAATTTTCGCTTATGTGATCGCGGGGAGACTAGGGGCTATTGTTCTGTTTTGTTGGTGGGGGTATGCCTTGATTCTTCCCAAGAGTATTGGAGAGGGGATATGAAGGGCAGGCAGCTCCGTTGGATCTTTTCTCGAAAGCGGAAACACAACCACAGATGCGCAGGTACACTAGTCTGCTCTCAAGTGGGGCGAGAAAAACTGAAGTTAGGATGCTTGAACGCCCGACCCTTTGCCCCTTAGCAAATCCGTTCACGATCTTCGGCCAAGTTCTACAGTAACGATTCGACTCGATTGGGATTAGCCTCACGAGTCCTTCTGCTAGCCGCAAAGAAGCGCAGAGTTCGCGAGAAGGGTATAACCCCAAAAAAAGGCAGCCCTCCGGCGAAATGTGTGAAAATCGTGCAACTGCTCCGAATTTTGTTTACGAGCTTTTGACTCTTCGTTATCTCCCAAGGTGTCGTTTTAAGAGCAGCCGCTTTTGGGCGAAGAGTCTATCCCATGAACACACTGAATCATGCCTTCGAACCCCAAATCTGGGAAGCCGTTGGTTTCATTTACCTGGCCAAGGACGCGACGAATTATGGGGCATCGATCGGTGCCCTCGTCTTCACTGATTGCCACCGCGAAATCTCCGCCCCCACAATTCCGGGAGTTTTCTCTCGCATTGCGATACCACTCCAAGACCTCTTCCGCTCCCTCCTTCACGAACTGATGAATGCAAAGTCCCGCGGTCATTGTGAAGTTGATGTCGGACCGCATAAAGAAAGGAACCAAAGCTATGAGTCTTGAAAACCATTCAGCGCCAGGACCAGCGGCAGGGTATACGTTTCAATTTGAACGAGCCCTTTATTGGCTCTCGCGAAGTCCCGCTGGCTTTGTGATCGGAATCGAAACAGAGGACGATGTGGCCATAAAGCATAAGGATGGGATGCTAACTCTTGAGCAGAACAAGCATTCCATTAGAGAGAAGGCAGAACCATTTGGAGATCGCTCGAAAGACCTATGGAACACACTTTCGATATGGCTATCCGCCGTCCAAAATGAAGAACTGGAAATTGGAAAGTCTAGGTTTTTCATGGTCACAAATAAGGCCTTGCCGGACGGCCTTGCTAGACAACTTTCCAATGCTAAAACAAGAGAAGAAGTTGACGAGTGCATCTATGCGCTCCAATCCGCTGCAGCTAACCCTTCAGATACTATTCGCGAATTCACGGAAAAGGTCTTGGCCACCCCGTCCAATCGCCACTTACGAGAAATAATATTGAATTGTGAGTTGGTCGACGAGGAAGGTGGCGCCAGTGGCAAGAAACTTAGAGAGTCTACAATCGCGGAACTACCTATCCCAGCAGATTTCACAAAAGATGCGGAGTCCATTCTCGACGAATTATTGGGTTGGGTTAGCCGAAGTTCTCTAGCTTTGTGGCAGAAGCGAGAGCCAGCATGGATTTCGCGTGATAGTTTCGTCAACCAGTTTTACGCAATTCTGGATCTACGAAAGCGTCAGAAAGACCGTGAACGAGCAGCCAACCTAATTCCCGTATATGATGAACAAATAGGTCGGGAGAAAGGTCGCGATTTCGTTAAGCAAATTTACTTGGTCACCGATGATCACGGTAGAGTCGATGAATCCATTCGAGAGTTCATCCAGTGCAACATGGAGAAGACGCGTCTCTCAGTTGATGGTAATATTACCGATCAGGATTGGATTGATTTTGAACACTCGCTCAGATTGCGGTGGGTTAAGATTTCGGGTCGTGAAAAGCGTTTTGGCGAAAGTAGACCTGAAGAGGATGTCGGGTTCAAAATCTTAACGGAAACTACCGACGAGCACAGGGAGCGGCTTGCAGGAATCGAGACCGAACAGGTCTATTTGACCTCTGGAACCTACCACCGCATGGCAGATCGATTGGTCGTTGGTTGGCATCCGCGTTTCGAGGAATTAATGAAACAGGAGGAGGGAAATGATTGATGTTCTATTTGAGCAGCAGGTTGTGCAGAACCCCGGCTTGGGTGCAGAAACGATTTGGTATGCGGTCAGTGAAGCCTATGAAGTGAGAAATAGGGCTGGGGGCATGCCGCTCCTATTAGCGTTCGTTGTTCTTCCTCTTGCATTCCATAAGCGATCTGCAAATGCGTTGGCATCAAAAGCGAAACCGGGAGCACTTTATAAGGCTGTTGCGAGTGATCGGGAAATCACGCTTGGACTTCAGGAGAGAATGCAGGCTCTTTCTGATCGCACACTGCAATCTCTATCGATTGGCTTTTCCACAGGCTTACTGCTCCTCGATTCAGGCGAGGAACCGGAATTAATTCCTGGTCGAAAAACGCCTCCTGTGGATCATGTGACGGAAGAGGTGAAAATTCTCCTCGCGGCTGCAAAGCGTGTTGGACAATCGATCGGCGAGCTTCCCAAAGCTCAGCTTACGACACATCTCAATATCCGATTCTAATGAGACTCGCCCTATTAAAAATAATTCTTTGGCCGAAGAACGACAGGTTTTCGCCTCGTGTAATTCCCTTTTTGCCCGACAAAATCAATGTAATCACTGGTGAAAGTGCGACCGGGAAATCTTCGCTTACGGCAATTGTGGATTACTGCCTTGGGAGTGGTAAATGCGCTATACCCGTCGGGCTAATACGAGATTTGACCGAGTGGTTTGGGCTTCATATTAAACTAGCGAATACCGAGATGATTGTTGCTCGGCGAAATCCGGGAGACCAGCAAACAACGACTGATCTGTATTGGGTCGAAGGTCTTGATTTGGAGATTCCGAATCGAATTGAGAAGAATGGACGTGTCGATGACCTGAAAAATCGAATGGATCAAGTAGCGCAATTGCCACATTTGGAGTTAAGTGGTGATGAATCTGTCGGATTCGGGAGTCGACCGAGTTTTCGAGATATGGCCGCATTCAATTTTCAGCCTCAGCATATCGTTGCTAATCCGTACACACTGTTTTTCAAGGCTGATACGACCGAGCACCGCGAGAAACTTCGTGCCATATTTCCATTGGTTCTCGGAGCGGTAAATGCATCGACATTGGCAAAACAGCGGGAACTGAAGGATATTACGAAAGAACACGATCGGCTGCGTCGCGAGCTGGAGGCGCGACTAAAGGCGGCGAAAGCATGGGAGGCCGAGATTGAAAGCTACTACCTCCAGGCAAAAGCTCTTGGTCTCCTGCCTGATGCTCCTAATCCTGATTCTACATGGAATCTTGATCGATTCGTAATAGAATTGCAACCAGTCCCAGCCAACGTGAAGAAGCTTGATATTCCGGAGATTAAGGAGGGAACAGGGGAAGAGGCAGTAAACCAGCTTACGGAAATTATTGGCGAAGAGGATCGTCTGGCGCGACAGATGGGAGCGGTCCGTCAACGATTGTCAAAGTTGGATCAACTTTCCGAATCCGTCGGTGAGTATGGCTCAACACTGACTGGTCAAAAGGATCGGATGCTGGGAGTTGGTTGGCTTGAGAGGAAACTGAGTTCAAAACACATGTGCCCAGTTTGTTATGCTGTCCATGAGCACGGCAATGAAAACCTCGGAGAACTGCAGAAACTTGCACATGAACTTGGAGTCTTGGCAAACTCTGTGGCTCAAGCACCAGCGAAATTGGATCAAGAGTTAGCTGACCTTCGTAAAGAGCTTCGCAACCTAGAACAGGACATATCGAAGATACGAAAGAAAAGGCAGTTTCTCGAGTCCGCGTCTCAAGAATTATCATCGCAACGCCAGCGAGTGAGACAGGTATACCTGTTCGTCGGTCGAGTTGAGCAAGCACTTGAGAATCTTTCGGCAAGTAGGAATGTAGGAGAACTCGGAGATCGCGTAAAAGACCTGTCCCGACGCATTCAAGAATTGAAAGATGATTTGGATCCGCGAGCACAACGGGAACGAGAGAGGGCTGCAATTGAATCAGTATCATCAAGAATTCACGATTATGCGCGCGACCTTCAACTTGAGCATGCCGCGGAGAATGTGCGACTAAACATTAGGGAATTGAGCCTCCAGTTTACCTCCCTTTCGGGTCGGACTGATTTTCTTTGGGAAGTTGGTAGCGGACAGAATTGGGTCGGCTACCACGTCTCTTGTTTACTTGCACTTCACGAGCATTTTGTCGGTCTCTCCAGCAGCCCAGTTCCACAATTTCTTGTGATAGACCAACCAAGCCAGGTTTATTTCCCAGAAGCATGGCCGAGCCTAGAGGACACTCCAGGTGGAAAGTCTGCGGATATTGAGGGAGTGCATCGCATATTCGCGGCTCTTTCGAAGTTTCTCGACGAGTTGGATGAACCGTTTCAGATTATCGTTACGGAGCACGCCGGTGCGATTACTTGGCATGGCTTGGGGAATATACACGTCGTTGCGAATTGGAGAGATGGGCATGACGACTTCCTAATTCCCAGGTCTTGGCATGACGTCGAACATAATGGTTAAGGCATGTTCGCACCCGGAGAGCCCAATATCGCAATAGTTCGCAAGAAAGCCCTACACGTTTCAGGTTTTCTCGAGTGAGTTATGCGTGATATTGTGGAGGATCAAAAGAGGACCCCTACGGGGTGCGGTCTGGTATTTGGCCATGCGTCAAAAAGGATGCTGGACGGGTCAGACGCAAAATATAAAGATTTTGATTTCTGGGGGAAATCTGGAACCTTTTGGCATCGTGGCAGACACCTTTGTTCCTATCTAATCCAATGCGACAGCACGAAACGCAGTTCGTAGTCTGATCGAAAAGGGCATTTTCAAGTGGATCGGGGAGGGGAATGGCTCGCGGATCGAGTGAGATCTTCACGGATTGTGAAGCTCCGATCGAGATGGAGTTTGGATTGACCACAGTCCTGCTCCGGAATTACGCATTTCTCAGATGAGATCACGACTCTTTGCCACCAACTCAGCCCAAAGGCCGACTAGAAACTGAAAGGATTCCCAAAACCTATTTCAATCCAACTCGTAATGAACCTACACAGTCTCGTCGTAGTCGCTCTACGTTTTATCACCCTGAATTTTTTGTTGTTGGTAATCATTTACCTAACCCCTCAACTCTACCTTTTCTCGGATGCCTATAGGCAAGATGAGTTCGAGTTGTTTGACGCTTTCTCTGTCGTTCCGCTCGTAATCGTTTTTGGACTCTTTCTCGGGGCGATTTTGATTTGGATTTTCTCCCATGGCATTGCCCGACTGGTTATTCGCGGATTGCCGAAAGATGCCTCGGTTGTTTCTTTGTCTCTCGTCGATTGCTATTCTGTCGTGTTTCTGGGAATCGGCCTCTACTATTTTGTCGGTTATTTCCCGGATACGCTGACATGGGCGCATTATCTCATTAAATTGGCTGCAACCAATCCAGGTGACAGTTGGAAGGATGAAGTTGATTGGTATAGTTTCTGGTCAACCTTCCTGCCGTTTGCAATTGGCACCCTCCTTTTTCTAAATGGGCGAAAGTGGTCTCAGAAAATTGCCAGATCCCATTTGAAGAAGGGGGAGGCTAGCCATTCCGGGTAGGGGCTCGCTCCCGCTCGCGTCTAACGTCAACATTCGCCAGGGAAAATGAAAAAAATTGCCGTCGGATATGTTGTGGGGATCGTGTCGGCCTTGGTTGTTTTACTCGGACTGGTTCTCGCTTTCAGTCAGGAGCTCGAAAAAGAATTTAAGGACATGTGGGAACAAAAAGAAGAACCCGAATTGGAGATTACCGTCTATCCATCGGAAGATATCGAATTGAACCATGCACTCGGAATGAACGCTTCCGAGCTATCAGACTTTTTGAGCCAAGGGAACCAGCAGAAACGGAGAAGCTATGCTTCGGTCTTCGAGTCTGGCCTACGAATCGATATTGTTTCCGTCTATGACGATGAAGGGCCACAGCGAGTGCAGCGAATCACGTTTGATGAGGGCAAGGTTCAGAATCACCTTATTGAGCTCTCATCCGAGCTAGAAATCTCGATGGATGATTCCTCCACCGCAGAATTATCGGAACCAGAGATCGATTTCCTGAATTCAGAACGATTACTGAGGGCAGTTCAGGAGCGGCTACAATCCTCGGAAGTCTCGCAAGCTAATATGGAGCGACTGGGCGGAGATACAGACGCTAGACCGAGTGAAACGGGCATCTCTGTGAACTCGTCCGAAAGTCACAACAATCAACCGGAGAACTGAGCCTTGCGGGTTGGGGGCTGATCTCTAAATCTTACGACAATCATGGAATCCAGAATTAGCATAATCACTCTTGGGGTTAGCGACCTTGATCGATCAATTCGCTTTTATCGCGATGGGCTTGGTTTCGAGACGAATGCCAAAGAAGGAGACCAGATTGCCTTCTTTGGACTCAACGGGACGGCTTTGGCTCTATATCCTATTGACAAGCTAACCGAGGATATTGGATCTGAGATACGGAGATCCGCCTCAGGTTTTAGCGGAGTAACGATCGCACACAATGTTCGTGAGAAAAGCGAGGTGTCGGAAATTCTAAGCCTAGCGGAGAAAAGCGGAGGAAGCATCGTGAAACAAGCTCAGGATGTATTCTGGGGTGGCCAC encodes the following:
- a CDS encoding transposase, producing the protein MKTKSAIRYSESFKLRVVRELEDGRFETITQARRHYGISGTRTIHSWLKEFGKNSMLPKVVRVETPEEQIELKRLRERVKQLEKAVADQFIASEVEKSFLEIACERAGYDDVEEFKK
- a CDS encoding aldo/keto reductase, which produces MEYRRLGKSAVTVSDLCLGTMMFGSRNTEEEAFAIMDRALEAGIDFFDTAEIYPVPPKEEWMNRSEEMVGNWLKRHDRDEIILATKVVGPGHGWFRPPVRKGHTALDRVHIRRAIEGSLKRLGTDYVDLYQTHWPDHDARYEDTLEALDELVRDGLVRVIGSSNENAWGMMKAEAAAARTGTARYDTVQNNFSILNRRFEDDMAEISKRESISLLPYSPLAGGVCSGKYCEGQLPEGARFTDYLKNEGDRQKRMAHRFVNEKSLATVSELMELAEKIGVGVVPLCLAWSRQHDFVASSIFGAVTLDQLEECLKAKDLILDSETLEEIDRITKKYPYPLG
- a CDS encoding ABC-three component system protein — translated: MSLENHSAPGPAAGYTFQFERALYWLSRSPAGFVIGIETEDDVAIKHKDGMLTLEQNKHSIREKAEPFGDRSKDLWNTLSIWLSAVQNEELEIGKSRFFMVTNKALPDGLARQLSNAKTREEVDECIYALQSAAANPSDTIREFTEKVLATPSNRHLREIILNCELVDEEGGASGKKLRESTIAELPIPADFTKDAESILDELLGWVSRSSLALWQKREPAWISRDSFVNQFYAILDLRKRQKDRERAANLIPVYDEQIGREKGRDFVKQIYLVTDDHGRVDESIREFIQCNMEKTRLSVDGNITDQDWIDFEHSLRLRWVKISGREKRFGESRPEEDVGFKILTETTDEHRERLAGIETEQVYLTSGTYHRMADRLVVGWHPRFEELMKQEEGND
- a CDS encoding three component ABC system middle component, with protein sequence MIDVLFEQQVVQNPGLGAETIWYAVSEAYEVRNRAGGMPLLLAFVVLPLAFHKRSANALASKAKPGALYKAVASDREITLGLQERMQALSDRTLQSLSIGFSTGLLLLDSGEEPELIPGRKTPPVDHVTEEVKILLAAAKRVGQSIGELPKAQLTTHLNIRF
- a CDS encoding DUF3732 domain-containing protein, whose translation is MRLALLKIILWPKNDRFSPRVIPFLPDKINVITGESATGKSSLTAIVDYCLGSGKCAIPVGLIRDLTEWFGLHIKLANTEMIVARRNPGDQQTTTDLYWVEGLDLEIPNRIEKNGRVDDLKNRMDQVAQLPHLELSGDESVGFGSRPSFRDMAAFNFQPQHIVANPYTLFFKADTTEHREKLRAIFPLVLGAVNASTLAKQRELKDITKEHDRLRRELEARLKAAKAWEAEIESYYLQAKALGLLPDAPNPDSTWNLDRFVIELQPVPANVKKLDIPEIKEGTGEEAVNQLTEIIGEEDRLARQMGAVRQRLSKLDQLSESVGEYGSTLTGQKDRMLGVGWLERKLSSKHMCPVCYAVHEHGNENLGELQKLAHELGVLANSVAQAPAKLDQELADLRKELRNLEQDISKIRKKRQFLESASQELSSQRQRVRQVYLFVGRVEQALENLSASRNVGELGDRVKDLSRRIQELKDDLDPRAQRERERAAIESVSSRIHDYARDLQLEHAAENVRLNIRELSLQFTSLSGRTDFLWEVGSGQNWVGYHVSCLLALHEHFVGLSSSPVPQFLVIDQPSQVYFPEAWPSLEDTPGGKSADIEGVHRIFAALSKFLDELDEPFQIIVTEHAGAITWHGLGNIHVVANWRDGHDDFLIPRSWHDVEHNG